A stretch of the Planctomycetota bacterium genome encodes the following:
- a CDS encoding spondin domain-containing protein, whose product MHAATATAAILGLAAAASAQPWLGSATYRLEFQADWSAATHPTAFPPRPHFSGLVGAVHNEDGVLWEAGALASDGMESMAETGSKTLLIGEVNDLIDAGDALSVISGGGIPLSPGSVTVEFEVRQDFPLVTVVSMIAPSPDWFVGTRSLSLRQLGTWVETLEFDLRPYDSGTDSGPSYTSPNMDTVPPEPIRLIASEFPFTGTPALGRFVLTRTSTRCPADYGGDGLLTIFDFLEFLNDFDARDPMADFDGDGEFTIFDFLAFQNAFQIGC is encoded by the coding sequence ATGCACGCCGCGACCGCAACCGCCGCCATCCTCGGACTCGCCGCCGCCGCCTCGGCCCAGCCGTGGCTCGGCTCGGCGACCTACCGCCTCGAGTTCCAGGCCGACTGGTCGGCCGCCACGCACCCGACGGCCTTCCCGCCCCGGCCGCACTTCTCGGGTCTCGTCGGCGCGGTCCATAACGAGGACGGCGTGCTGTGGGAAGCCGGCGCGCTGGCGAGCGACGGCATGGAGTCGATGGCCGAGACCGGCAGCAAGACGCTGCTGATCGGCGAGGTCAACGACCTGATCGACGCGGGCGACGCGCTGTCGGTGATCTCCGGTGGCGGCATCCCGCTCTCGCCCGGCTCGGTGACGGTCGAGTTCGAGGTCCGGCAGGACTTTCCGCTGGTCACCGTCGTCTCGATGATCGCCCCGAGCCCCGACTGGTTCGTGGGCACCCGGAGCCTCTCGCTGCGTCAGCTCGGGACCTGGGTCGAGACGCTCGAGTTCGACCTGCGGCCCTACGACTCCGGCACCGATTCGGGCCCCAGCTACACCAGCCCCAACATGGACACGGTGCCGCCCGAGCCGATCCGCTTGATTGCCAGCGAATTCCCGTTCACCGGCACGCCGGCACTCGGCCGCTTCGTGCTCACGCGGACCTCGACCCGTTGCCCGGCCGATTATGGCGGCGACGGCCTCCTGACGATCTTCGACTTCCTCGAGTTCCTCAACGACTTCGACGCCCGAGACCCCATGGCCGACTTCGACGGCGATGGCGAGTTCACGATCTTCGATTTTCTCGCATTCCAGAACGCCTTCCAGATCGGCTGCTAA
- a CDS encoding aspartate aminotransferase family protein, which translates to MPTNSESLVARRQAVVCPGVGMLSPMTAASAAGAIITDADGREFIDLASGIGVMNVGHSDPAVVEAIRAQAGALQHACIHVATYEPYVALCEKLVELFPHHEQPGDSTKAMLVNTGAEAVENSIKIARQATGRQAVICYTGAFHGRTLLAATLTSKVGLKQHCGPYAPEVYRLPFPAPLPGEDLLEDAVAERELRRLRRSFQDTIHADQVAAIIIEVVQGEGGFRVAPAAYLHELRQICDEHGIVLILDEVQAGFCRTGRWAGYDHFGVKPDLSPWAKAMGGGMPISCVIGKASVMDRVAPGTLGGTYGGNPVACAAALATIRRMEELDLNARSTAIGHQIRDAFEGLRDRFDEVTDVRGLGSMMAVEFHEGGDPHRPAGRLVKSIIDRCRAEGVLVIAAGVDGNCIRVLAPLVITDEQLGRALGVLVGAAESCIAASRESGRPAAASA; encoded by the coding sequence ATGCCCACCAACTCGGAGTCGCTCGTCGCCCGCCGCCAGGCCGTGGTGTGTCCCGGCGTGGGCATGCTCAGCCCGATGACCGCCGCCTCGGCCGCCGGGGCGATCATCACCGACGCCGACGGCCGCGAGTTCATCGACCTGGCCAGCGGCATCGGCGTGATGAACGTCGGCCATAGCGACCCGGCCGTCGTCGAGGCCATCCGGGCCCAGGCCGGCGCGCTGCAGCACGCCTGCATCCACGTGGCGACCTACGAGCCCTACGTCGCCCTCTGCGAGAAGCTCGTCGAGCTGTTCCCGCACCACGAGCAGCCGGGCGACTCGACCAAGGCCATGCTCGTCAACACCGGGGCCGAGGCGGTCGAGAACTCGATCAAGATCGCGCGGCAGGCGACCGGCCGGCAGGCGGTCATCTGCTACACCGGCGCCTTCCACGGGCGGACGCTGCTGGCCGCCACGCTGACGAGCAAGGTCGGCCTCAAGCAGCACTGCGGGCCGTACGCGCCGGAGGTCTACCGGCTGCCCTTCCCCGCGCCGCTGCCGGGCGAGGATCTCTTGGAGGATGCCGTCGCCGAGCGGGAGCTGCGGCGGCTGCGGCGGTCCTTCCAGGACACGATCCACGCCGACCAAGTGGCGGCGATCATCATCGAGGTGGTGCAGGGCGAGGGCGGCTTCCGCGTCGCGCCGGCGGCCTACCTGCACGAGCTGCGGCAGATCTGCGACGAGCACGGCATCGTGCTGATCCTCGACGAGGTGCAGGCGGGCTTCTGCCGCACCGGGAGGTGGGCGGGCTACGACCACTTCGGCGTCAAGCCCGACCTCTCGCCCTGGGCCAAGGCCATGGGCGGAGGCATGCCCATCTCGTGCGTCATCGGCAAGGCCAGCGTGATGGACCGCGTCGCTCCGGGCACGCTGGGGGGCACCTACGGCGGCAACCCGGTCGCCTGCGCCGCGGCGCTCGCGACGATCCGCCGGATGGAGGAGCTGGATCTCAACGCCCGCTCGACGGCCATCGGCCACCAGATCCGCGACGCCTTCGAGGGCCTCCGCGACCGATTCGACGAGGTGACCGACGTGCGGGGCCTGGGCTCGATGATGGCCGTCGAGTTCCATGAGGGCGGCGATCCGCACCGGCCGGCCGGGCGGCTGGTCAAGTCGATCATCGACCGTTGCCGGGCCGAGGGGGTGCTGGTCATCGCCGCCGGCGTGGACGGCAACTGCATCCGCGTGCTCGCGCCGCTGGTGATCACCGACGAGCAGCTCGGCCGGGCGCTGGGCGTGCTGGTCGGAGCGGCGGAGTCGTGCATCGCCGCATCCCGCGAGTCGGGCCGGCCGGCGGCCGCAAGCGCTTAA
- a CDS encoding GC-type dockerin domain-anchored protein → MQLEKIEKRLSVLAMLAAAGTAFGQGTVLFDSSSATSGRTVLQDAAAAAGVVVDTFILDDFVALDAAAADPTTTALIIDNNCCFFGAGYAAALQDRIDDGAKVHQTFWNTDADPAIQAAMGISATVDFFAPREVHDNAGHPSWAGAASPVMVDSDGFWADNGDELTPGGGATVVSTHDSPVGPGATVVANGDRTLANGFDYDSLVEPQVVELVTSQLRWLCSSPCLDWTNFSFGDVGDVVTFPLDVSEGCQIFKITDSFLSGDRFDVRISQGGSTVAQFSCSDPTVVGDSTGDFDEAFGDLRWSSGSVLLAPGSYRVEVRVTASPFGSGGAGYRLCEGDGDKRILVYDENTVNGYAAEAADFLGAATVVGESGFNAALLSGVWDVVLLDMPSTLLTDFGPFINYVDEGGAAVVSTWGDDGFGGWQSLLAPLGASSGESFSHQATPDVTSTRTPCADQVFAGIPLPAGGFVGPWGSDGCRATLAVGSEGLAQLGGAGRPVMWISNARRTIGSFLIDEWPVRPEAVRLWGNMIRKVCDGGDPCGFGDCRADIDGDGVLTIFDFLGYQNLFASGDLCADFDGDGMLTLFDFLAFQNEFALGCP, encoded by the coding sequence ATGCAACTAGAGAAGATCGAGAAACGACTCTCCGTTCTGGCGATGCTCGCCGCTGCGGGCACGGCATTCGGTCAGGGCACCGTGCTGTTCGATTCCTCGTCGGCGACCTCGGGCCGCACCGTGCTCCAGGACGCCGCCGCCGCCGCCGGCGTCGTCGTTGACACATTCATCCTGGACGACTTCGTCGCCCTCGATGCGGCCGCGGCCGACCCGACGACCACGGCACTCATCATCGACAACAACTGCTGCTTCTTCGGTGCGGGCTACGCCGCCGCCCTCCAGGATCGCATCGACGACGGCGCCAAGGTCCACCAGACCTTCTGGAACACCGACGCCGACCCGGCTATCCAGGCCGCGATGGGCATCTCGGCAACCGTCGACTTCTTCGCCCCCCGCGAGGTGCACGACAACGCCGGCCACCCATCGTGGGCGGGGGCCGCCAGCCCCGTGATGGTTGATAGCGACGGCTTCTGGGCCGACAACGGCGACGAGCTCACGCCCGGAGGCGGCGCCACCGTCGTATCCACGCACGACAGCCCGGTCGGTCCGGGCGCCACGGTTGTCGCCAACGGCGACCGCACGCTGGCCAACGGCTTCGACTACGACAGCCTCGTCGAGCCCCAGGTCGTCGAGCTGGTGACCTCGCAGCTCCGCTGGCTGTGCAGTTCGCCCTGCCTGGACTGGACCAACTTCTCATTCGGTGATGTCGGCGACGTCGTCACGTTCCCGCTCGACGTGTCCGAGGGCTGCCAGATCTTCAAGATCACCGACAGCTTCCTCTCGGGCGATCGCTTCGACGTCCGGATCTCGCAGGGCGGCTCAACCGTGGCGCAGTTCTCGTGCAGCGATCCCACTGTCGTCGGCGACTCCACGGGCGACTTCGACGAGGCCTTCGGCGACCTGCGCTGGTCCAGTGGATCTGTGCTGCTTGCCCCGGGCTCCTACCGCGTCGAGGTCCGCGTGACCGCATCGCCCTTCGGCAGCGGTGGCGCCGGCTACCGCTTGTGCGAGGGGGATGGCGACAAGCGCATCCTGGTCTACGACGAGAACACCGTGAACGGGTACGCGGCCGAGGCGGCCGACTTCCTGGGCGCGGCGACCGTCGTCGGCGAGTCGGGCTTCAATGCGGCCCTGCTGAGCGGTGTGTGGGATGTCGTCCTGCTCGACATGCCCAGCACACTGCTGACCGACTTTGGCCCCTTCATCAACTACGTCGACGAGGGCGGCGCCGCCGTCGTATCGACCTGGGGCGATGACGGCTTCGGTGGATGGCAGAGCCTGCTCGCGCCACTGGGCGCCTCGAGCGGCGAGAGCTTCTCGCACCAGGCCACGCCCGATGTCACCTCGACCCGGACGCCCTGCGCCGACCAGGTGTTCGCCGGCATCCCGCTGCCCGCGGGCGGGTTCGTCGGGCCGTGGGGCAGCGACGGCTGCCGCGCAACCCTCGCGGTGGGCTCCGAGGGCCTCGCCCAGCTCGGCGGCGCCGGCCGCCCGGTCATGTGGATCTCCAACGCCCGCCGCACGATCGGCTCGTTCCTCATCGACGAGTGGCCCGTGCGTCCCGAGGCGGTCCGCCTGTGGGGCAACATGATCCGCAAGGTGTGCGATGGCGGCGATCCCTGCGGCTTCGGCGACTGCCGCGCCGACATCGACGGCGACGGCGTGCTCACCATCTTCGACTTCCTTGGGTACCAGAACCTCTTCGCCTCCGGCGACCTCTGCGCCGACTTCGACGGCGACGGCATGCTCACCCTCTTCGACTTCCTGGCGTTCCAGAACGAGTTCGCACTGGGATGCCCGTAA
- a CDS encoding spondin domain-containing protein encodes MLRTAACLSLLAAAATASAQGSTATYRLTFDAEWSSATHPSAFPPDPHFSGLIGGTHNDGVQLWEAGQLATPGIELMAETGSKVRLVTEVNGYIADGTAQTLISGGGIPLSPGSVSVTFETSSDFPLLSVVTMIAPSPDWFVGTQSLSLRDGAGWIDEIIFDLWPYDSGTDSGASYRSRDVDTVPPEPIRRLVGEFPFTDAPRIGTYTLELLSVECAADMDSDGTLTIFDFLMFQNAFDAGDIAADFDGDGALTLFDFLAFQNAFDAGC; translated from the coding sequence ATGCTCCGCACCGCCGCCTGCTTGTCGCTCCTCGCCGCCGCCGCCACCGCGTCGGCCCAGGGCAGCACCGCCACCTACCGCCTGACCTTCGACGCCGAGTGGTCAAGTGCGACCCACCCCAGCGCCTTCCCCCCCGACCCCCACTTCTCCGGGCTGATCGGGGGCACCCACAACGATGGCGTGCAGCTCTGGGAGGCCGGCCAGCTCGCCACCCCCGGCATCGAACTCATGGCCGAGACCGGCAGCAAGGTTCGGCTGGTGACCGAGGTCAACGGCTACATCGCCGATGGCACGGCCCAGACGCTGATCTCCGGGGGCGGCATTCCCCTCTCGCCCGGGAGCGTGTCGGTCACCTTCGAGACCTCCAGCGACTTCCCGCTGCTCAGCGTGGTGACCATGATCGCCCCGAGTCCCGACTGGTTCGTGGGGACCCAGAGCCTGTCGCTCCGTGACGGCGCCGGGTGGATCGACGAGATCATCTTCGATCTGTGGCCGTACGACTCGGGCACCGACTCGGGTGCGAGCTACCGCTCGAGGGATGTCGACACGGTCCCGCCCGAGCCCATCCGCCGTCTCGTGGGCGAGTTCCCGTTCACCGATGCGCCGAGGATCGGCACCTACACGCTCGAGCTGCTCTCCGTGGAGTGTGCCGCCGACATGGATAGCGACGGCACGCTGACCATCTTCGACTTCCTGATGTTCCAGAACGCCTTCGATGCGGGCGATATCGCCGCCGACTTCGACGGCGACGGGGCGCTCACGCTGTTCGATTTCCTGGCGTTCCAGAACGCCTTCGACGCCGGCTGCTGA
- a CDS encoding NAD-dependent succinate-semialdehyde dehydrogenase: MTLIQDQIQTRNLIDGQWTDADGGATFAVTNPATDSHIADVPDGGEDDARRAIDAAHGAFEPWAGLAASDRCEKIARLAELMHRDADRLATLMTTEQGKPLGESRGEIAYAASFLEWAAGEGRRLYGDIVPASAADKRILVLRQPVGVAAIITPWNFPAAMITRKLGPALACGCTTVIKPAEDTPLSALAIGELALEAGIPPGVVNILTGDPRKIGKAIFSDSRVRKLSFTGSTEVGRTLMEQSAENLLRLSMELGGHAPFLVFDDADVDKAVSAAVACKFRNAGQTCICANRFYVQNGVYDAFMKGFAEAIESLEVGEGLQDGVNIGPLINDGAVEKVETHVADANDKGATVRVGGHKVRVDGLADRFYAPTLLDGMTSEMLCATEETFGPVAPVARFAKEDEAIAAANDSPFGLAAYFFTGNASRLIRVAEALEYGIVGANDAAPSTAQAPFGGVKHSGFGREGGRYVMDEYTNTKYVSWGL, encoded by the coding sequence GTGACGCTCATACAAGACCAGATCCAGACCCGGAACCTCATCGATGGCCAGTGGACGGATGCCGACGGCGGTGCGACGTTCGCGGTCACCAATCCCGCCACCGATTCCCACATCGCCGACGTACCCGATGGTGGCGAGGATGATGCCCGCCGAGCGATCGATGCGGCCCACGGCGCGTTCGAACCCTGGGCGGGCCTGGCCGCGTCCGATCGGTGCGAGAAGATCGCTCGGCTGGCCGAGTTGATGCACCGGGATGCCGACCGCCTCGCGACGCTGATGACCACCGAGCAGGGCAAGCCGCTGGGCGAGTCCCGCGGCGAGATCGCCTACGCCGCCAGCTTCCTCGAGTGGGCCGCGGGCGAGGGCCGCCGGCTCTACGGCGACATCGTGCCCGCGTCCGCTGCCGACAAGCGGATCCTCGTGCTCAGGCAGCCCGTGGGCGTGGCGGCGATCATCACGCCCTGGAACTTCCCCGCCGCGATGATCACCCGCAAGCTGGGCCCCGCGCTCGCCTGCGGCTGCACCACGGTCATCAAGCCCGCCGAGGACACCCCGCTGAGCGCCCTGGCCATCGGCGAGCTGGCGCTCGAGGCCGGCATCCCGCCCGGCGTGGTCAACATCCTGACGGGCGACCCCAGGAAGATCGGCAAGGCGATCTTCTCCGACAGCCGCGTTCGCAAGCTGAGCTTCACGGGCTCCACCGAGGTCGGCCGCACGCTGATGGAGCAGTCGGCCGAGAACCTGCTGCGGCTGTCGATGGAGCTGGGTGGGCACGCGCCCTTCCTGGTGTTCGATGACGCCGACGTGGACAAGGCCGTCAGTGCCGCGGTGGCCTGCAAGTTCCGCAACGCGGGGCAGACCTGCATCTGCGCTAACCGCTTCTACGTGCAGAACGGCGTCTACGACGCCTTTATGAAGGGCTTCGCCGAGGCCATCGAGTCCCTCGAGGTCGGCGAGGGTCTGCAGGACGGCGTCAACATCGGCCCGCTCATCAACGACGGCGCCGTCGAGAAGGTGGAGACGCACGTGGCCGACGCCAACGACAAGGGTGCCACCGTCCGCGTGGGGGGGCACAAGGTCCGCGTCGACGGCCTCGCCGATCGCTTCTATGCGCCCACCCTGCTGGACGGCATGACCAGCGAGATGCTGTGCGCCACCGAGGAGACCTTCGGCCCCGTTGCGCCGGTAGCCCGCTTCGCCAAGGAGGACGAGGCCATCGCCGCCGCCAACGACTCGCCCTTCGGCCTGGCGGCCTACTTCTTCACGGGCAACGCCTCGCGGCTTATCCGCGTGGCCGAGGCGCTCGAGTACGGCATCGTGGGGGCCAACGATGCCGCACCCTCGACCGCGCAGGCGCCCTTCGGCGGCGTCAAGCACTCGGGCTTCGGCCGCGAGGGCGGCAGGTACGTGATGGACGAATACACGAACACGAAGTACGTGAGCTGGGGACTCTGA
- a CDS encoding NAD(P)H-binding protein has protein sequence MLAEQGSPVVVFGATGRTGLAFLERARLAGTPVRAVVRDAARLGRFADDPLVESSRAAIDDPNAIASVLAGASAVVSCLGPKGTDPQGLYTRAFAAIAEGMKMAGLRRLLVVTSSGHETDPTFPLFFRAFVKPIILKKLYANMADAEKVIEACDLDWTIVRPSMFVAHRIGEPYRVREGLNPEGGWKISREHAAEFMLRELGENAWVGGHPALAY, from the coding sequence ATGCTGGCAGAACAAGGATCTCCGGTGGTGGTCTTCGGAGCGACGGGCCGCACCGGCCTCGCCTTCCTCGAACGGGCTCGTCTGGCGGGCACGCCGGTGCGGGCCGTCGTCCGAGACGCCGCCCGGCTCGGCCGCTTCGCCGATGATCCGCTCGTCGAGTCGTCTCGGGCCGCCATCGACGATCCAAACGCGATCGCCTCCGTGCTCGCCGGGGCGTCGGCGGTCGTGTCGTGCCTTGGTCCGAAGGGCACCGATCCCCAGGGGTTGTACACGCGAGCCTTTGCGGCCATCGCCGAGGGAATGAAGATGGCCGGGCTCCGCCGGCTGCTGGTGGTGACGTCATCGGGTCACGAGACAGATCCGACGTTTCCGCTCTTCTTCCGCGCCTTCGTGAAGCCGATTATCCTCAAGAAGCTGTATGCCAACATGGCGGATGCAGAGAAGGTCATCGAGGCGTGCGATCTGGATTGGACGATCGTCCGCCCATCGATGTTCGTCGCGCATCGGATCGGCGAGCCCTATCGGGTGCGTGAGGGCTTGAATCCGGAGGGGGGCTGGAAGATCTCGCGGGAGCACGCCGCGGAGTTCATGCTGCGCGAACTGGGGGAGAATGCCTGGGTGGGCGGACATCCGGCGCTGGCCTATTGA
- a CDS encoding DUF4136 domain-containing protein — protein MPTTFRVIAAAAVAASAAVLLAGCSSGPSVRAETLDADALRSARTLGAAEAGVAAPPGVPAEVSEWVVAAVTRELGDRGYRTGPEPDLLGRAFVAVDDQVVEFVNWDRFNWGEGSYVYAYQEGELVIEFVDARTGDLVWRGMAEGVVNADAVKADIDDAVAAMFERWPTLKG, from the coding sequence ATGCCGACGACATTCCGCGTGATTGCCGCTGCCGCCGTGGCCGCATCGGCCGCCGTCCTGCTGGCGGGCTGCAGTTCGGGGCCCTCGGTGCGGGCCGAGACGCTCGACGCCGATGCGCTGCGATCCGCCCGCACGCTGGGAGCGGCGGAAGCCGGCGTGGCCGCGCCGCCCGGCGTGCCCGCCGAGGTCAGCGAGTGGGTCGTCGCCGCCGTCACCCGAGAGCTGGGCGACCGCGGCTACCGCACCGGGCCCGAGCCCGACCTGCTGGGCCGTGCCTTCGTCGCCGTCGACGACCAGGTGGTCGAGTTCGTCAACTGGGACCGCTTCAACTGGGGCGAGGGCAGCTACGTCTACGCCTACCAGGAGGGCGAGCTGGTCATCGAGTTCGTCGACGCCCGCACGGGCGACCTGGTGTGGCGGGGCATGGCCGAGGGCGTGGTGAACGCCGACGCGGTCAAGGCCGACATCGACGACGCAGTGGCGGCGATGTTCGAGCGGTGGCCGACGCTGAAGGGCTAG
- a CDS encoding carbon-nitrogen hydrolase family protein, with amino-acid sequence MRPFAIAGLQLEVSGRRSNLAHITDRIEMVMHLYPWVQMVLVSELATFGGWTGHAMPLPSEVEDAYRRLAARHEVWLVPGSLYEQTDAGIYNTAPVINPAGEVVARYRKMFPFLPYEAGVQSGTEFCVFDVPEIGRFGLSICYDMWFPETSRTLAAMGAEVILHPTLTPTIDRDVELSIVRATAAMNQCFVVDINGVGDGGNGRSILCAPSGDVLYQAGSHEELLPIEIDLDRVRRSREVGLKGLGQPLKSFRDRHVEFGVYQKDWRDGGYLDTLGSLEMMARGSRAGIAFGQNHPHADASVPPPAEDPGVQAMGDTTRPPGTGKEATALEPPVHADAAPSHGVGPAATPTPGGAVTP; translated from the coding sequence ATGCGTCCGTTCGCCATCGCCGGGTTGCAGCTGGAAGTCTCGGGCCGTCGCTCGAACCTCGCGCACATCACCGATCGCATCGAGATGGTCATGCACCTGTACCCGTGGGTGCAGATGGTGCTGGTCAGCGAGCTGGCGACCTTCGGCGGCTGGACCGGCCACGCCATGCCGCTACCCAGCGAGGTCGAGGATGCGTACCGCCGGCTCGCCGCTCGGCACGAGGTCTGGCTCGTGCCCGGCTCGCTCTACGAGCAGACCGACGCGGGCATCTACAACACGGCGCCGGTGATCAACCCCGCCGGCGAGGTCGTGGCACGGTACCGCAAGATGTTCCCCTTCCTGCCCTACGAGGCGGGCGTGCAATCGGGCACCGAGTTCTGCGTGTTCGACGTGCCCGAGATCGGCCGCTTCGGCCTGAGCATCTGCTACGACATGTGGTTCCCCGAGACCAGCCGCACGCTGGCGGCGATGGGGGCCGAGGTCATCCTGCACCCCACGCTGACGCCGACGATCGACCGCGACGTGGAGCTGTCGATCGTGCGGGCGACGGCGGCCATGAACCAGTGCTTCGTCGTGGACATCAACGGCGTGGGCGACGGCGGCAACGGCCGATCGATCCTGTGCGCGCCCTCGGGCGACGTGCTCTACCAGGCCGGCAGCCACGAGGAACTGCTGCCCATCGAGATCGACCTGGATCGCGTGCGTCGCAGCCGCGAGGTGGGGCTCAAGGGGCTGGGCCAGCCGCTCAAGAGCTTCCGCGATCGGCATGTGGAGTTCGGCGTCTATCAGAAGGACTGGCGGGACGGCGGCTACCTCGACACGCTCGGCTCGCTGGAGATGATGGCCCGCGGCAGCCGCGCGGGCATCGCCTTCGGCCAGAACCATCCGCACGCCGACGCCAGCGTACCTCCGCCCGCGGAGGATCCCGGCGTCCAGGCCATGGGCGACACCACCCGCCCGCCCGGCACGGGCAAGGAGGCCACCGCGCTCGAGCCGCCGGTCCACGCCGACGCGGCTCCGTCCCACGGCGTCGGCCCCGCCGCGACCCCGACACCCGGCGGCGCGGTGACGCCGTGA
- a CDS encoding SCO family protein → MQKVLLIAIALVAVVLVALIAMLVTWPASGPAAAPVAELGPLEPEVPGYVVPEFAMVDQDGQPTDQSVLEGEVTVLAFIFTNCPFACPGMTGQMIGLQQRLDGTGVRLLSISVDPANDTPEVLRAYADRVGADRANWRFLTGDFEVVQGVVRDGLDFEIGLDETRMISLPSGGQIANVRHPEHLILVGPDREVLGIYHYTDAERMRVLASRARRAADEVY, encoded by the coding sequence GTGCAGAAGGTTCTCTTGATCGCGATCGCGCTCGTCGCGGTCGTCCTTGTGGCCCTCATCGCGATGCTGGTGACCTGGCCGGCATCGGGCCCGGCTGCGGCGCCGGTGGCCGAACTCGGACCGCTCGAGCCCGAGGTGCCGGGCTACGTTGTGCCCGAGTTCGCCATGGTGGACCAGGACGGGCAGCCGACCGACCAATCGGTCCTGGAGGGCGAGGTGACGGTGCTGGCGTTCATCTTCACGAACTGCCCGTTCGCGTGCCCGGGCATGACCGGCCAGATGATCGGTCTGCAGCAGCGGCTCGACGGCACGGGCGTGCGGCTGCTGAGCATCAGCGTGGATCCAGCAAACGACACGCCCGAGGTGCTCCGCGCCTACGCCGATCGCGTCGGTGCGGATCGAGCCAACTGGCGATTCCTGACGGGTGACTTCGAGGTCGTCCAGGGCGTCGTCAGGGACGGGCTGGACTTCGAGATCGGCCTCGACGAGACGCGGATGATCAGCCTGCCAAGCGGCGGCCAGATCGCCAACGTCCGCCACCCCGAGCACCTGATCCTGGTGGGGCCCGATCGGGAGGTGCTGGGCATCTACCACTACACCGACGCCGAGCGGATGCGGGTGCTGGCGAGCCGAGCCCGGCGTGCGGCGGACGAGGTGTACTAG